The following coding sequences lie in one Rutidosis leptorrhynchoides isolate AG116_Rl617_1_P2 chromosome 4, CSIRO_AGI_Rlap_v1, whole genome shotgun sequence genomic window:
- the LOC139845290 gene encoding uncharacterized protein → MTKDIEEAETSQPLPTTSSSNTTLPNVKVRAKPDPILSTCRCFSFVTVIAAILCIAANVISAIRSFTNGLDIFDGIFRCYAMVIAVLVIVAETEWSFIIKFWKVLEYWAGRGMLQIFVAVMTRAYPDIYGQQHEVLLLRDIASYTLLACGFIYVISGLLCIGFLKRARQHKEISTQQAVKDLQELERRRAELEALLIVDTP, encoded by the exons ATGACAAAAGATATCGAGGAAGCAGAAACCTCACAACCGCTACCTACCACTAGCTCATCAAACACGACCTTACCAAACGTTAAAGTCCGGGCCAAACCCGACCCGATACTTTCCACCTGTCGATGTTTCAGTTTCGTAACCGTTATCGCTGCAATTCTATGCATTGCCGCTAACGTCATCTCTGCCATACGTTCGTTCACCAATGGATTAGAT ATATTTGACGGTATATTTCGGTGTTATGCCATGGTGATTGCGGTTTTGGTGATAGTTGCAGAGACTGAGTGGTCGTTTATCATCAAGTTCTGGAAG GTACTCGAGTATTGGGCTGGCAGGGGCATGCTGCAAATCTT CGTTGCTGTTATGACAAGAGCTTATCCTGATATATACGGACAGCAGCATGAGGTTCTTCTTCTTCGTGACATAGCAAGTTACACACTCCTTGCTTGTGGCTTCATCTATGTTATCTCA GGACTCCTCTGCATTGGTTTCCTTAAGCGTGCTCGCCAACACAAGGAGATATCAACACAGCAAGCTGTTAAAGATCTACAG GAACTTGAGCGTCGTAGAGCAGAACTTGAAGCACTTCTGATCGTTGATACCCCATGA